A genomic window from Osmerus eperlanus chromosome 5, fOsmEpe2.1, whole genome shotgun sequence includes:
- the LOC134021407 gene encoding troponin I, slow skeletal muscle-like, whose protein sequence is MSASRRLILKTILLKKAVSMLVSDIKEKKLERQNTLSERVPPLKLSSLSLQDLQGLCKELHHKIDAVDEERYDIAAKVAKNDKEIENLSHKIFELKGKMKRPALKRVKISTEAMLGALLGTKMKETVDFKSNLKTVKKEEEKKEEVTDWRKNVEAMSGMESRKKLFDAGQ, encoded by the exons ATGTCTGCCTCTCGCAGATTGATTCTCAAG ACCATACTTCTGAAAAAGGCAGTGTCTATGCTAGTGTCAGACATTAAGGAGAAGAAGTTGGAGAGACAGAACACTCTGAGTGAAAGAGTGCCACCACTCAAACTGTCTAGTTTGTCTCTGCAAGACCTTCAG GGACTGTGTAAAGAACTGCACCATAAGATTGATGCTGTTGATGAAGAGCGCTATGACATTGCAGCCAAAGTAGCCAAGAATgacaaagag ATAGAAAATTTGTCACACAAGATTTTTGAGCTCAAGGGCAAGATGAAGCGACCTGCTCTGAAAAGAGTGAAAATCTCAACTGAGGCCATGCTTGGAGCTCTGCTGGGGACCAAGATGAAGGAGACAGTAGACTTCAAGTCCAACCTCAAAACTgtgaagaaggaggaagagaag AAAGAGGAGGTGACTGACTGGCGTAAGAACGTGGAGGCCATGTCTGGAATGGAGAGCAGGAAGAAGCTGTTTGATGCTGGACAATAG
- the LOC134021409 gene encoding troponin I, slow skeletal muscle-like yields the protein MLVAEYEEKKRDRDNTLNERVPPLKLSGLSVQELQDLCKDLHHKIDIIDEARYDLDIKAGKNEKEIQTLIQKVNEMKGMQKRPNLKRVKKSADAVLDALTESSKLMKADFKANLKTVKKEEEKKEEVTDWRKNVEAMSGMEGRKKLFDVGQ from the exons ATGCTGGTTGCCGAGTATGAAGAGAAGAAGCGTGATAGAGACAACACTCTCAATGAGAGAGTCCCACCCCTCAAACTGTCTGGTCTGTCTGTTCAGGAGCTCCAG GACCTTTGTAAAGATCTACATCACAAGATTGATATTATAGATGAGGCTCGATATGATCTGGACATCAAAGCAGGCAAAAATGAAAAAGAG ATTCAAACATTAATTCAGAAGGTGAATGAGATGAAAGGTATGCAGAAAAGGCCTAACCTGAAAAGGGTGAAGAAGTCCGCAGATGCCGTGCTGGATGCCCTCACTGAATCCAGCAAACTCATGAAGGCTGACTTCAAGGCCAACCTTAAGACAgtgaaaaaggaggaggagaag AAAGAGGAAGTGACTGACTGGCGTAAGAATGTGGAGGCCATGTCTGGaatggagggaaggaagaagcTTTTTGATGTGGGACAATAA
- the LOC134020661 gene encoding interleukin-17 receptor A encodes MLMPVEITQLGEKRYLQPVISVKWSAFADGSVTRLKGTEVHILDETSNQSLCVTYLFHNKLGNTRNPNGQMWTFSLDNVVVEPRSSYLVSVNNLPMGLNFKNEKKISIPGCEDPKIQEARVCVENGSLWDPHMVVDGNKTEMIVLTFDTGPFSEHYLVSIHYPGFQSGHYVSMENRTSLNVTFELNKLQLPPCEIIFKIQPFFKQCKNDCKRHTLSFDYCFYYPRLPSYRWPLIIMTSLGLVICGFLAWLLLRASQTASEESLSTTSKGEPEDILVKGKKKVFIVYSSDHPLYMNIVLKLCVFLLAKCGTEVVLDLLDSTRLSMVGSLQWLDWQRQQIDRTSDKILILCSRGVRAKWSAMCGGEPVILKEDAQSPVGDMLTPALSIMVPHLVHSASLQKYIVAYFENVSSKDDVPSPFNIIVKYKLMKHFEEVFFRILDVEKQEPGRVNHIEGLAEDEYFHCSSGRALRDAIEKFHAYQLDHPYWFEEELIKDELVDECSFQAFTRAETAECHHSEFIRTQLSALINE; translated from the exons ATGTTGATGCCTGTGGAAATAACACAGCTGGGAGAGAAACGATACCTGCAACCTGTCATCTCTGTCAAATGGAGTGCTTTTGCTGATG GTAGCGTGACCAGGCTTAAAGGAACTGAGGTTCACATCCTAGATGAAACCAGCAACCAAAGCTTGTGTGTGACTTATCTTTTCCATAATAAATTAGGGAATACCAGGAATCCAAATGGCCAAATG TGGACGTTTTCATTAGATAATGTTGTGGTGGAACCCAGAAGCTCATATTTAGTCTCTGTTAATAATTTACCAATGGGTTTAAATTtcaagaatgaaaaaaaaatttcaatTCCAG GATGTGAGGATCCCAAGATACAAGAGGCCAGAGTATGTGTGGAGAATG GCAGTCTTTGGGATCCTCACATGGTTGTGGATGGCAACAAAACAGAAATGATAGTATTGACATTTGACACAGGACCATTTTCTGAACATTACTTGGTATCCATCCACTACCCTGGCTTTCAGTCCGGACATTATGTGTCGATG GAGAACAGAACTTCCTTAAATGTGACTTTTGAGTTGAATAAATTGCAGCTGCCTCCTTGTGAAATCATCTTTAAG ATTCAGCCATTTTTTAAACAGTGCAAGAATGACTGTAAGCGTCACACACTGAGCTTTGATTACTGCTTCT ACTACCCTAGACTACCCTCTTATAGATGGCCTTTAATAATAATGACATCATTGGGACTAGTGATTTGTGGTTTCCTAGCTTGGTTACTACTAAGAGCATCACAGACAG CTTCTGAAGAAAGTCTATCAACCACTTCCAAAGGTGAACCTGAGGACATTTTagtgaaaggaaaaaaaaaggttttcattGTCTACTCATCGGATCACCCTCTGTACATGAACATTGTGCTAAAACTCTGCGTCTTCCTTCTGGCCAAATGTGGCACAGAGGTGGTTCTGGATCTGCTGGACTCTACCAGACTGAGTATGGTGGGCAGCTTGCAGTGGTTGGATTGGCAGAGGCAGCAGATTGATAGGACTTCAGATAAGATACTGATATTGTGTTCCAGGGGGGTAAGGGCCAAATGGAGTGCTATGTGCGGTGGGGAACCAGTCATTCTGAAAGAGGACGCCCAGTCACCAGTTGGCGACATGCTCACACCAGCCCTCAGTATCATGGTTCCCCACTTGGTGCACTCAGCATCCTTGCAAAAGTACATTGTGGCATATTTTGAGAATGTGAGTTCTAAAGATGATGTCCCTTCTCCGTTCAACATCATAGTAAAGTACAAGTTGATGAAGCACTTTGAGGAGGTATTTTTCAGAATCCTGGACGTTGAAAAGCAGGAGCCAGGCAGAGTGAATCATATTGAGGGCTTAGCAGAGGATGAGTACTTTCATTGTTCCTCAGGAAGAGCCCTGAGGGACGCCATTGAGAAGTTCCATGCCTACCAGCTGGACCACCCTTACTGGTTTGAAGAGGAACTCATAAAAGATGAATTAGTGGATGAATGCTCTTTTCAGGCATTCACAAGGGCAGAAACAGCAGAGTGTCATCACTCAGAGTTTATCAGAACTCAACTTTCCGCTCTCATCAATGAATAA
- the zgc:136858 gene encoding uncharacterized protein zgc:136858 isoform X1, with translation MLKRISAHLLERGISTFPNRLCKNDGLFIIHPSVSQALADSRPVVALESTIITHGMPYPHNLSTAQEVEAIVRAEGATPATVGVIHGRVHVGLSSKELDYLARSKTSLKVSRRDLPFAISKGLCGGSTVSGTMIAAHKAGIPVFVTGGIGGVHRGGEKSLDISADLTELGRTPIAVICAGVKSILDIGRTLEFLETQGVCVATYGMSRNFPAFFSPQSGFASPYHVNDAKDAAELIAGTLSLGLQSGLLLAVPIPDEHAAVGQEIERAIQVAVAEAGSKGITGKDVTPFILQKVNELTKGKSLQANIALIHNNAKVGSQIACALSDCMRKKGTPAAVQLKEIENVSDPKSNIVVIGGINVDFIAKGKTEKLVFGQTNPGSVCQSFGGVGRNIADSLCRMGQTPLFISAIGTDSHSNAVLNYCKHMDIGAVARLQDQSTATYCAVITENGELSLGLGDMDIHQQITVHYVSQFDKQISSASLVCLDGNIPVSTIDYVCYFAKKKLVPVWYEPTDSDKACKPFLSESWKSLTYISPNLAELCTMNKTLGLPSPTVLPSSLEEIVSCALTLSRPLLEHLHCVVVTLGAMGVLLCGEHDKGSVNLQLKRQEKRGRLCAAHYPALPVTAEEIVNVSGAGDSLASGIMNGILLGRDTHSCVRMGLLAARMSMASPHPIAPTVTIGSVDPDKVSSQIWPLPTFTWMEE, from the exons ATGCTGAAGAGGATTTCTGCACACCTCCTTGAAAGAGGCATTTCCACATTTCCTAACAGATTGTGCAAAAATG ATGGCCTCTTcatcatccatccctctgtaTCCCAGGCGCTAGCAGACAGCAGGCCGGTTGTGGCGCTAGAGAGCACAATCATTACTCATGGCATGCCATATCCACACAACCTGAG CACAGCTCAGGAAGTGGAGGCCATAGTGCGTGCTGAGGGTGCCACTCCTGCAACGGTAGGAGTGATCCATGGGAGGGTTCACGTGGGCTTGTCCTCAAAGGAGCTGGACTACCTGGCCCGCAGCAAGACCTCCCTCAAAGTCTCTCGGAGAGATCTGCCTTTTGCCATCAGCAAG GGTCTATGTGGAGGCTCCACTGTTTCTGGCACTATGATTGCAGCACACAAAGCTGGCATTCCTGTCTTTGTAACAGGGGGCATTGGTGGAGTACACAGAGGTGGGGAGAAAA GTCTGGACATCAGTGCAGATCTCACTGAGCTGGGCAGGACCCCTATAGCGGTAATCTGCGCTGGAGTGAAGTCCATCTTGGATATTGGTCGCACCCTTGAGTTCTTA GAGactcagggagtgtgtgtggccacATACGGGATGTCCAGAAATTTCCCAGCATTCTTTTCTCCTCAAAGTGGATTTGCTTCCCCTTACCATGTAAATGATGCAAAAGATGCAGCTGAGTTGATTG CGGGCACACTTTCCCTGGGTCTACAGAGCGGCCTCCTTTTGGCTGTGCCCATCCCAGACGAGCACGCCGCAGTGGGCCAGGAGATAGAGAGGGCCATCCAGGTTGCCGTGGCGGAAGCCGG TTCTAAAGGTATCACGGGGAAAGATGTGACACCGTTCATTCTTCAAAAAGTCAATGAGTTGACCAAAGGGAAGTCACTTCAGGCCA ATATAGCTCTCATACATAATAATGCCAAGGTTGGCAGTCAGATCGCCTGCGCACTGTCGGACTGCATGAGGAAAAAAGGGACACCTGCTGCTGTTCAGCTCAAAGAGATTGAAAATGTTTCTGACCCAAAGTCAAACATT GTTGTCATCGGTGGTATTAATGTGGATTTCATCGCTAAAGGGAAAACGGAAAAGCTAGTG TTTGGACAGACAAACCCAGGGAGTGTTTGTCAGTCATTTGGGGGTGTTGGAAGAAACATTGCTG ATTCTCTTTGTCGCATGGGACAGACACCCCTGTTCATCTCAGCTATTGGGACTGACTCACACAGCAATGCTGTACTGAACTACTGTAAACACATG GACATAGGTGCTGTGGCAAGGCTTCAAGATCAAAGTACTGCTACGTATTGTGCTGTGATAACTGAGAATGGGGAGCTGAGTCTAGGGTTAGGTGACATGGATATTCACCAACAAATCACAGTGCATTAT GTGTCCCAGTTTGACAAGCAGATATCATCAGCAAGTCTTGTGTGTCTTGATGGCAACATTCCTGTCTCCACCATTGactatgtttgttactttgccAAAAAAAAGCTAGTCCCAG TGTGGTATGAGCCAACTGATTCTGACAAAGCCTGCAAGCCCTTCCTGTCAGAGAGCTGGAAATCCCTGACCTACATCTCTCCTAACCTGGCAGAACTGTGTACCATGAATAAGACATTGGGCTTACCATCACCTACAG TTTTACCAAGTTCCCTTGAAGAGATTGTGAGCTGTGCCCTGACCCTCTCACGCCCTCTGCTGGAGCACCTCCACTGTGTGGTGGTCACTCTTGGGGCCATGGGAGTGTTGTTGTGTGGCGAGCATGACAAGGGATCTGTTAATCTGCAGCTAAAGAGGCAAGAGAAG AGAGGACGCCTCTGTGCTGCACACTACCCAGCTCTGCCTGTGACTGCAGAGGAAATAGTGAATGTTTCAGGAGCAGGAGATAG CCTTGCAAGTGGGATAATGAATGGGATCCTCCTCgggcgagacacacacagctgtgttcgGATGGGGCTTCTGGCTGCACGCATGTCAATGGCATCCCCACACCCCATTGCCCCCACTGTTACCATTGGCTCCGTGGACCCAGATAAAGTCTCATCTCAAATCTGGCCTCTGCCTACCTTTACGTGGATGGAGGAATAG
- the zgc:136858 gene encoding uncharacterized protein zgc:136858 isoform X2, which produces MGGFTWACPQRSWTTWPAARPPSKSLGEICLLPSASVSLQGLCGGSTVSGTMIAAHKAGIPVFVTGGIGGVHRGGEKSLDISADLTELGRTPIAVICAGVKSILDIGRTLEFLETQGVCVATYGMSRNFPAFFSPQSGFASPYHVNDAKDAAELIAGTLSLGLQSGLLLAVPIPDEHAAVGQEIERAIQVAVAEAGSKGITGKDVTPFILQKVNELTKGKSLQANIALIHNNAKVGSQIACALSDCMRKKGTPAAVQLKEIENVSDPKSNIVVIGGINVDFIAKGKTEKLVFGQTNPGSVCQSFGGVGRNIADSLCRMGQTPLFISAIGTDSHSNAVLNYCKHMDIGAVARLQDQSTATYCAVITENGELSLGLGDMDIHQQITVHYVSQFDKQISSASLVCLDGNIPVSTIDYVCYFAKKKLVPVWYEPTDSDKACKPFLSESWKSLTYISPNLAELCTMNKTLGLPSPTVLPSSLEEIVSCALTLSRPLLEHLHCVVVTLGAMGVLLCGEHDKGSVNLQLKRQEKRGRLCAAHYPALPVTAEEIVNVSGAGDSLASGIMNGILLGRDTHSCVRMGLLAARMSMASPHPIAPTVTIGSVDPDKVSSQIWPLPTFTWMEE; this is translated from the exons ATGGGAGGGTTCACGTGGGCTTGTCCTCAAAGGAGCTGGACTACCTGGCCCGCAGCAAGACCTCCCTCAAAGTCTCTCGGAGAGATCTGCCTTTTGCCATCAGCAAG TGTATCTCTCCAGGGTCTATGTGGAGGCTCCACTGTTTCTGGCACTATGATTGCAGCACACAAAGCTGGCATTCCTGTCTTTGTAACAGGGGGCATTGGTGGAGTACACAGAGGTGGGGAGAAAA GTCTGGACATCAGTGCAGATCTCACTGAGCTGGGCAGGACCCCTATAGCGGTAATCTGCGCTGGAGTGAAGTCCATCTTGGATATTGGTCGCACCCTTGAGTTCTTA GAGactcagggagtgtgtgtggccacATACGGGATGTCCAGAAATTTCCCAGCATTCTTTTCTCCTCAAAGTGGATTTGCTTCCCCTTACCATGTAAATGATGCAAAAGATGCAGCTGAGTTGATTG CGGGCACACTTTCCCTGGGTCTACAGAGCGGCCTCCTTTTGGCTGTGCCCATCCCAGACGAGCACGCCGCAGTGGGCCAGGAGATAGAGAGGGCCATCCAGGTTGCCGTGGCGGAAGCCGG TTCTAAAGGTATCACGGGGAAAGATGTGACACCGTTCATTCTTCAAAAAGTCAATGAGTTGACCAAAGGGAAGTCACTTCAGGCCA ATATAGCTCTCATACATAATAATGCCAAGGTTGGCAGTCAGATCGCCTGCGCACTGTCGGACTGCATGAGGAAAAAAGGGACACCTGCTGCTGTTCAGCTCAAAGAGATTGAAAATGTTTCTGACCCAAAGTCAAACATT GTTGTCATCGGTGGTATTAATGTGGATTTCATCGCTAAAGGGAAAACGGAAAAGCTAGTG TTTGGACAGACAAACCCAGGGAGTGTTTGTCAGTCATTTGGGGGTGTTGGAAGAAACATTGCTG ATTCTCTTTGTCGCATGGGACAGACACCCCTGTTCATCTCAGCTATTGGGACTGACTCACACAGCAATGCTGTACTGAACTACTGTAAACACATG GACATAGGTGCTGTGGCAAGGCTTCAAGATCAAAGTACTGCTACGTATTGTGCTGTGATAACTGAGAATGGGGAGCTGAGTCTAGGGTTAGGTGACATGGATATTCACCAACAAATCACAGTGCATTAT GTGTCCCAGTTTGACAAGCAGATATCATCAGCAAGTCTTGTGTGTCTTGATGGCAACATTCCTGTCTCCACCATTGactatgtttgttactttgccAAAAAAAAGCTAGTCCCAG TGTGGTATGAGCCAACTGATTCTGACAAAGCCTGCAAGCCCTTCCTGTCAGAGAGCTGGAAATCCCTGACCTACATCTCTCCTAACCTGGCAGAACTGTGTACCATGAATAAGACATTGGGCTTACCATCACCTACAG TTTTACCAAGTTCCCTTGAAGAGATTGTGAGCTGTGCCCTGACCCTCTCACGCCCTCTGCTGGAGCACCTCCACTGTGTGGTGGTCACTCTTGGGGCCATGGGAGTGTTGTTGTGTGGCGAGCATGACAAGGGATCTGTTAATCTGCAGCTAAAGAGGCAAGAGAAG AGAGGACGCCTCTGTGCTGCACACTACCCAGCTCTGCCTGTGACTGCAGAGGAAATAGTGAATGTTTCAGGAGCAGGAGATAG CCTTGCAAGTGGGATAATGAATGGGATCCTCCTCgggcgagacacacacagctgtgttcgGATGGGGCTTCTGGCTGCACGCATGTCAATGGCATCCCCACACCCCATTGCCCCCACTGTTACCATTGGCTCCGTGGACCCAGATAAAGTCTCATCTCAAATCTGGCCTCTGCCTACCTTTACGTGGATGGAGGAATAG
- the cnot4a gene encoding CCR4-NOT transcription complex subunit 4, translating to MSHSPETKDDSMECPLCMEPLEIDDVNFFPCTCGYQICRFCWHRIRTDENGLCPACRKPYPEDPAVYKPLSQEEIQRIKNEKKQKQNEKKQKVTENRKHLASVRVVQRNLVFVVGLSQRLADPEVLKRPEYFGKFGKIHKVVINNSTSYAGSQGPSASAYVTYIRSEDALRAIQCVNNVVVDGRTLKASLGTTKYCSYFLKSMQCPKPDCMYLHELGDEAASFTKEEMQAGKHQEYEQKLLQDLYKINPSFLQTPTCGTEKSKSKSNSSQKPNNGNKDSWPTLSGIGKLANGLSEDRKSPPLLDCCLEEVMTSDMLDSELGPCQGATMSPFSSNCDSNSPSDKPPESMTMVNGETSQKMANSDSPSPPPGLTKPSLVVPISVSDLMARSPFEGAAAESQSLFSDNSNFRHPNPLPASLPPFPSSPRGGSDWPMTPEPQSLFTSDTIPVSSSTDWQAAFGFGSSSKQQDDDLGFDPFDVTRKALADLIEKELSVQDQSPLSPGAFHHPGPHHHGPSLLPPNTSHFPSAPQRLSQLHHRAIYSSFSFPGSQSSQPVCHPWMGLPPTRSNLTHMNHSANAASQSNFLDMNVHPHHSTGLGGIPISENSSSIDGLNVKEWQDGLRALLPNININFGGLPNSSSSSSSSSSSSVNHIGGPAGMSHSLSWDSTASWMDPAIITGIPATAGNSIDCLQDDNPPHWLKSLQALTEMDAPPSSTVLSNPPQQQQQQPPLHSSLLDTHLPLHHRGGWAPYLPPPTVNPASQFHSPPPGFQTAFRPPGQPATELQSATMDRH from the exons ATGTCCCACAGCCCTGAGACGAAGGACGACTCCATGGAGTGCCCCTTGTGCATGGAGCCGCTGGAGATCGACGACGTCAACTTCTTCCCCTGCACCTGTGGCTACCAGATCTGTCGCTTCTGCTGGCACCGCATCCGCACAGACGAGAACGgcctctgccctgcctgcaGAAAG CCGTACCCGGAAGACCCCGCGGTTTACAAGCCCCTGTCACAGGAGGAGATCCAGAGGATAAAAAACGAGAAGAAACAGAAGCAGAACGAGAAGAAGCAGAAGGTCACAGAGAACCGCAAGCACTTGGCCAGTGTGAGGGTGGTGCAACGGAATCTGGTGTTTGTGGTGGGGCTCTCGCAAAGGCTGGCCGACCCAGAG GTTCTAAAACGACCAGAGTATTTTGGGAAGTTTGGGAAAATCCATAAAGTGGTCATCAATAACAGCACGTCATATGCAGGTTCACAG GGGCCCAGTGCCAGTGCCTATGTCACTTATATCCGCTCTGAAGATGCCCTTCGAGCTATACAATGTGTAAACAACGTTGTTGTAGATGGTAGAACACTCAAG GCTTCTTTAGGCACAACAAAATACTGCAGTTACTTCCTCAAAAGTATGCAATGTCCTAAACCCGACTGCATGTATCTACATGAACTGGGGGATGAGGCAGCtagctttacaaaagaggagATGCAG GCTGGCAAACACCAAGAATATGAGCAGAAATTACTTCAAGACCTCTACAAAATAAATCCCAGTTTTCTACAAACCCCAACATGTGGAACAGAGAAGTCAAAGAGCAAATCCAACTCTTCACAAAA ACCCAACAATGGCAACAAAGACAGTTGGCCTACACTGTCAGGCATTGGAAAACTGGCCAATGGGCTTTCAGAGGATCGCAAGTCCCCTCCGCTGCTAGACTGCTGTTTGGAAGAGGTCATGACCTCAGACATGCTGGACTCAGAACTGGGGCCTTGCCAAGGGGCCACTATGTCCCCCTTTTCCTCCAACTGTGACAGTAATAG TCCCAGCGACAAACCTCCTGAATCTATGACAATGGTGAATGGAGAAACTTCACAAAAG ATGGCCAACAGcgactccccctcccctcctcctggcctgacCAAACCCAGTCTGGTGGTGCCCATCAGTGTGTCTGACCTCATGGCCCGCTCGCCCTTCGAGGGGGCCGCCGCCGAGTCCCAATCCCTCTTTTCAGACAACAGCAACTTCAGAcaccccaaccctctccccgctagcctcccccctttccccagcTCCCCCCGTGGGGGCTCCGATTGGCCCATGACCCCCGAACCACAGAGCCTCTTCACGTCAG acacaaTACCAGTTTCCTCCTCCACAGACTGGCAGGCTGCTTTCGGCTTCGGCTCATCTAGCAAGCAGCAGGACGATGACCTGGGCTTCGACCCGTTCGACGTGACCCGCAAAGCCCTGGCTGATTTGATCGAGAAGGAACTGTCTGTGCAGGACCAGAGCCCTCTGTCCCCCGGGGCTTTCCATCACCCAGGGCCCCACCACCATGGACCCAGCCTGCTCCCCCCCAACACCTCCCACTTCCCCAGTGCACCCCAACGCCTCTCTCAGCTCCACCACAGAGCCATCTACAGCTCCTTCAGCTTCCCTGGCAGCCAGAGCAGCCAACCAGTCTGCCATCCCTGGATGGGCTTGCCCCCCACGCGCAGTAACCTCACACACATGAACCACTCGGCCAACGCAGCCTCACAAAGCAACTTCCTGGACATGAATGTGCATCCTCACCACAGTACAGGCCTGGGAGGCATCCCCATTTCAG AAAACAGCAGCTCCATAGATGGCTTAAATGTAAAAGAATGGCAGGATGGCTTGAGAGCACTCTTACCAAACATCAACATCAACTTTGGCGGTCTccccaactcctcctcctcttcctcctcctcatcctcctccagcgTTAATCACATTGGCGGGCCAGCGGGCATGTCCCACAGTCTCAGCTGGGACAGCACGGCAAGCTGGATGGACCCTGCCATAATCACAG GCATCCCAGCCACAGCTGGCAACAGTATAGACTGTCTCCAGGACGACAACCCGCCTCACTGGCTCAAGTCTCTGCAGGCACTCACAGAAATGGACGCCCCCCCCAGTTCCACTGTGCTTAGcaaccccccccagcagcagcaacagcagcctcCCCTCCACAGTAGCCTTCTGGacacccacctccctctccaccacagAGGCGGCTGGGCTCCCTACTTGCCCCCACCCACAGTCAACCCCGCCAGCCAGTTCCACTCCCCCCCACCAGGCTTCCAGACAGCCTTCAGACCCCCAGGCCAGCCTGCCACAGAGCTGCAGAGCGCCACCATGGACCGCCACTAA
- the kcna1a gene encoding potassium voltage-gated channel subfamily A member 1 codes for MTVVAGDNMDETSAVPGHPQDTYPPDHDDHDCCERVVINIAGLRFETQLNTLSQFPETLLGNPKKRMRYFDPLRNEYFFDRNRPSFDAILYYYQSGGRLRRPVNVPLDMFSEEIKFYELGVEAMEKFREDEGFIREEERPLPEKEFQRQIWLLFEHPESSGPARGIAIVSVMVILISIVIFCLETLPELKEDPRGRLKTIGNTTFYYKPNILTDPFFIIETLCIIWFSFELIVRFFACPSKAAFFKNMMNTIDIVAIIPYFITLGTELAEDPNDAEEGVGEQATSLAILRVIRLVRVFRIFKLSRHSKGLQILGQTLKASMRELGLLIFFLFIGVILFSSAVYFAEAEEGESHFHSIPDAFWWAVVSMTTVGYGDMVPVTIGGKIVGSLCAIAGVLTIALPVPVIVSNFNYFYHRETEGEEQAQLLNVSNPNISETNSSRRSSSTVSKSEYMEIDGDINNSIDNFREANLRTGNCTIANQNCVNKSKLLTDV; via the coding sequence ATGACTGTCGTTGCGGGAGATAACATGGATGAGACATCGGCGGTGCCTGGGCACCCGCAGGACACATATCCCCCTGACCACGATGACCACGATTGCTGCGAGAGGGTGGTCATCAATATTGCGGGGCTCCGATTCGAGACGCAGCTAAATACTCTCTCACAGTTTCCAGAAACATTGCTAGGCAATCCCAAGAAGAGGATGCGGTACTTCGATCCCTTGAGAAATGAGTATTTCTTTGACAGAAACCGTCCCAGCTTTGACGCTATTCTCTACTATTATCAATCTGGGGGTAGGCTGAGGAGACCTGTGAACGTCCCGCTGGATATGTTTTCGGAAGAGATCAAATTTTATGAGCTCGGGGTCGAAGCGATGGAGAAATTCCGCGAGGATGAGGGTTTCATCAGAGAGGAAGAACGCCCATTGCCAGAAAAGGAGTTTCAGCGACAAATTTGGCTGCTCTTTGAACACCCAGAGAGTTCTGGCCCTGCTAGAGGTATTGCAATAGTGTCTGTGATGGTCATTCTGATTTCCATAGTCATATTTTGTTTAGAGACTTTGCCTGAACTGAAAGAGGACCCAAGAGGTCGGTTAAAGACAATAGGCAACACTACTTTTTACTACAAACCAAATATCTTGACCGACCCTTTCTTCATAATCGAGACACTCTGCATTATCTGGTTCTCCTTTGAATTGATAGTTCGCTTTTTCGCGTGTCCCAGTAAGGCGGCCTTCTTCAAGAACATGATGAACACTATTGACATAGTGGCTATCATTCCCTACTTCATCACACTGGGCACGGAGCTGGCTGAAGACCCCAACGACGCCGAAGAAGGGGTAGGAGAACAGGCAACATCTCTGGCCATCCTCAGGGTGATTCGTCTGGTCAGAGTGTTCAGAATCTTTAAACTGTCAAGACATTCGAAAGGATTGCAGATTTTGGGCCAGACACTCAAGGCCAGTATGAGAGAGCTTGGATTGCTGATCTTCTTTCTATTCATCGGTGTCATCTTATTCTCCAGTGCCGTATACTTTGCTGAGGCAGAAGAGGGAGAGTCCCACTTTCACAGCATCCCGGACGCTTTCTGGTGGGCAGTGGTGTCAATGACAACAGTGGGATATGGGGATATGGTCCCAGTTACAATAGGGGGCAAGATTGTAGGCTCTCTGTGCGCCATCGCTGGAGTGTTGACAATTGCGCTCCCAGTGCCTGTCATTGTGTCCAACTTCAACTACTTCTACCACAGGGAGaccgagggagaggagcaggcccaACTCCTAAATGTAAGCAATCCAAATATATCTGAAACCAATTCTAGCCGCCGTAGCTCATCAACCGTCAGCAAGTCAGAATACATGGAGATTGATGGAGACATAAATAATAGCATCGACAACTTTAGGGAGGCCAATCTCAGAACTGGCAATTGCACTATAGCCAACCAAAACTGTGTAAACAAAAGCAAACTCCTGACAGATGTGTAA